Proteins from a single region of Gordonia hongkongensis:
- a CDS encoding LysR family transcriptional regulator — translation MEVRRLRLLREFADRESIGAVAEAMHMTPSAVSQQLKVLAEEAGVALFEPDGRRIRLTEAGRALVLRADDVIAAVDRAQEEMSSYRSGKARVRLAMFPSGATLLLPAVLERATASGIDVHAVHLDVGYHDAAPALADHDIVVTHRDERTPAINVPRVRVTELMREPVDVIVAAGSELAVRDQVAVTELADHDWISVEGGFPVDDVLLSISAATGVAPRVTQRMLDFTTIEALVAHGHGIALMPRFAVRHPGVKRLVLKGVRAARVYEALARPRSRAAVQQVVDHLRGVGADQG, via the coding sequence ATGGAAGTCCGGCGTCTGCGGCTGCTGCGGGAATTCGCCGACCGGGAGTCGATCGGCGCGGTCGCCGAGGCGATGCACATGACCCCGTCGGCGGTGTCGCAACAGCTGAAGGTCCTGGCCGAGGAGGCCGGTGTCGCGTTGTTCGAACCCGATGGCCGCCGAATCCGATTGACCGAGGCGGGGCGTGCGCTCGTGCTGCGCGCCGATGACGTGATCGCGGCGGTGGATCGGGCGCAGGAGGAGATGTCGTCGTATCGGTCGGGCAAGGCCCGGGTCCGACTGGCGATGTTCCCGTCCGGTGCGACCCTGCTGCTGCCGGCGGTCCTGGAGCGGGCCACCGCATCGGGCATCGACGTACACGCGGTCCATCTCGACGTCGGATACCACGACGCGGCACCGGCTCTCGCCGACCACGACATCGTGGTCACCCACCGCGACGAACGGACCCCGGCGATCAACGTCCCGCGGGTCCGGGTCACCGAGCTGATGCGTGAACCCGTCGACGTGATCGTCGCCGCCGGCAGCGAACTCGCCGTGCGCGACCAGGTCGCGGTCACGGAACTCGCCGATCACGACTGGATCAGCGTCGAAGGCGGCTTCCCGGTCGACGATGTGCTGCTGTCGATCTCGGCGGCGACCGGGGTGGCGCCGCGGGTGACCCAGCGGATGCTGGACTTCACGACGATCGAGGCACTGGTGGCCCATGGGCACGGCATCGCTCTGATGCCGCGGTTCGCCGTCCGCCACCCGGGGGTGAAACGGCTGGTGCTCAAGGGTGTTCGTGCCGCACGGGTCTACGAGGCGCTCGCCCGGCCACGTTCGCGAGCGGCCGTGCAGCAGGTCGTCGACCACCTGCGCGGCGTCGGCGCAGACCAGGGCTGA
- a CDS encoding EamA family transporter has translation MSTRDRLLALFVVLLWGLNFIAIRVGLDHFPPFFLAAMRFAVMAIPVMLFVRFPKVRLKWFLLYVAGFGSVQFIMLFLAMDLGMPTGLASLVLQTSAPFTVILGVLFLRERMTAGQILGLAVAVLGMAVIAIDRMRGSDLGVAALLPIGLTVLGGLSWAAGNIGGRLARPDDSLRMTLWMAVVATPPLYAVSLIVEGPSAGFDALATLGTESGLRALGGLAYLAIFGTVIGAGLWTTLLGRNDASRVSPMSLLVPVVGISAAFFVLGEVPSVGEIVGAVIVVAGCAAGVMARPRTRRRPTVPGATQTPADSVSAVTGAREGAGTPVRSGG, from the coding sequence ATGTCCACTCGTGATCGCCTCCTCGCGTTGTTCGTCGTCCTGCTCTGGGGACTGAACTTCATCGCGATCCGAGTCGGGCTCGATCACTTCCCACCGTTCTTCCTCGCCGCGATGCGATTCGCGGTGATGGCGATACCGGTCATGCTGTTCGTGCGGTTCCCGAAGGTGCGCCTGAAGTGGTTCCTGCTGTACGTCGCCGGCTTCGGCAGCGTGCAGTTCATCATGCTGTTCCTGGCCATGGATCTGGGCATGCCGACCGGGCTCGCCTCGCTGGTTCTCCAGACCTCGGCGCCCTTCACGGTCATCCTCGGCGTGCTGTTCCTCCGAGAACGGATGACGGCCGGACAGATCCTCGGCCTGGCGGTCGCGGTTCTCGGCATGGCGGTCATCGCGATCGACCGGATGCGCGGCAGCGACCTCGGCGTGGCCGCTCTGCTCCCGATCGGTCTCACCGTGCTCGGTGGTCTGAGCTGGGCAGCGGGCAACATCGGGGGCAGACTCGCCCGTCCCGACGACTCCCTGCGGATGACGTTGTGGATGGCCGTCGTCGCCACTCCGCCGCTGTATGCGGTGAGCCTGATCGTCGAGGGACCCTCCGCCGGCTTCGACGCGCTGGCCACGCTCGGTACCGAGAGTGGACTCCGTGCCCTGGGTGGCCTCGCCTACCTCGCGATCTTCGGCACCGTCATCGGTGCGGGTCTGTGGACCACGCTGCTGGGACGCAACGACGCAAGCCGGGTGTCGCCGATGTCGCTGCTCGTGCCCGTGGTTGGGATCTCGGCAGCATTCTTCGTTCTCGGCGAAGTCCCCAGCGTCGGGGAGATCGTCGGTGCGGTCATCGTCGTCGCGGGGTGCGCTGCTGGGGTGATGGCCCGGCCGCGAACCCGTAGGCGCCCGACCGTTCCAGGTGCCACGCAGACGCCGGCCGATTCCGTGTCGGCGGTGACGGGCGCTCGGGAGGGCGCCGGAACACCGGTGCGCTCAGGCGGCTGA
- the trxA gene encoding thioredoxin, with protein MASQDITLETFEDTIASDGIVLLDFWAGWCGPCRQFAPVFEKASEAHSDIVFGKIDTEAEQQLAGSLGIRSIPTLMAFRDGILVFNQPGALPAAQLEELIGAVEGLDMDDVRAKVAAAQE; from the coding sequence ATGGCATCACAAGACATCACCCTGGAAACCTTCGAGGACACCATCGCCTCGGACGGCATCGTCCTCCTCGACTTCTGGGCCGGCTGGTGCGGCCCGTGCCGGCAGTTCGCGCCCGTCTTCGAGAAGGCCTCCGAAGCACACTCCGACATCGTGTTCGGCAAGATCGACACCGAGGCCGAGCAGCAACTCGCCGGCAGTCTCGGAATCCGTTCCATCCCGACGCTCATGGCATTCCGGGACGGGATTCTGGTCTTCAACCAGCCCGGTGCACTGCCTGCGGCTCAGCTCGAAGAACTGATCGGCGCCGTCGAGGGTCTCGACATGGATGACGTGCGGGCGAAGGTCGCCGCAGCACAGGAATAA